A single Micromonospora sp. CCTCC AA 2012012 DNA region contains:
- a CDS encoding SDR family oxidoreductase yields the protein MSRDLSGAAVLVTGGSSGLGAAVVAAVAKAGGRPYVLDRQAPADGVPWVECDLADARAAEAATRQLAEQAGDLAGVVTAAGMDVPGRLVDVPGETWDRIVAINLLGTAAVVRAALPHLERAHGTVVTVASTLGVKAVSDATAYCAAKFGVVGFTRALAAEVAGKVGVTLLIPGGMRTAFFDDRDEQYKPGPDAILNDPADTAEAVMFALSQPPGCAVRELVVCAEQESSYP from the coding sequence ATGAGCAGGGATTTGAGTGGGGCGGCGGTTCTCGTCACGGGCGGGTCGAGCGGGCTCGGCGCGGCGGTCGTCGCCGCGGTGGCGAAGGCCGGCGGACGGCCGTACGTGCTGGACCGGCAGGCGCCGGCCGACGGGGTGCCGTGGGTCGAGTGCGACCTGGCCGACGCGCGGGCCGCCGAGGCGGCCACCCGGCAGCTCGCCGAGCAGGCCGGTGACCTGGCCGGCGTGGTGACGGCCGCCGGGATGGACGTGCCCGGCCGGCTCGTCGACGTCCCGGGCGAGACCTGGGACCGGATCGTGGCGATCAACCTGCTCGGCACCGCCGCGGTGGTCCGGGCCGCCCTGCCGCACCTGGAGCGCGCGCACGGCACGGTGGTGACCGTGGCGTCGACGCTGGGCGTCAAGGCGGTCAGCGACGCCACCGCGTACTGCGCGGCGAAGTTCGGGGTGGTCGGCTTCACCCGGGCGCTCGCCGCCGAAGTCGCCGGGAAGGTCGGGGTGACGCTGCTGATCCCGGGCGGGATGCGGACGGCGTTCTTCGACGACCGGGACGAGCAGTACAAGCCCGGCCCGGACGCCATCCTGAACGACCCGGCCGACACCGCCGAGGCGGTCATGTTCGCCCTGTCCCAGCCGCCCGGCTGCGCGGTACGCGAACTCGTGGTCTGCGCCGAGCAGGAGTCGTCGTACCCGTGA
- a CDS encoding SpoIIE family protein phosphatase, with protein sequence MSDGRAMSGTHGAAGAEPPTDYVRLFRATPTPYAVLTPDLVVVDVNDALLAATGRIREELVGRDIFALFPVPADAPDPTGETNLRASLIRARDTGRPDAMPLQRYDLPDPDGGFVARWWSVVNVPVLDERGRTALLLHRTAEVTEVVEERARVEAERARDEELRHRVESVEVDLFARAQELRSALAAEALATRQLTTLADLAGQLAGCETVAELTEVVIDRGLAALGADGGAVAVRHGDDDLHLTLTDSLAGLDRQRYADLPLRGPLPASVAALRDETVLLPDRDTSLAWADAMADVLADTGLSRWAALPLRVGDRLLGSLTVGWRAPQPFPRHEVDLLAAFAAQCAQTLDRIRIHQAQRQTSETLQRSLLTEPVQRHGLSVAVRYHPAAEHEQVGGDWYDAFPAADGATTLVIGDVTGHDRRALAEMAEIRSTLRGLAYVLAASPAEILAGLERVLTGLRVSTLASAVVAHVWTPGQPGGPPSGDPGRARLRWCNAGHPPPVLVTPDGTARLLATDPHPLLGVRPVRPRRNHELPLDPGSTLVFYTDGLVERREDPLDQGLERLRSAAGRLAGVPVEEFCDALLAELVDVPSDDIALLVVRVAG encoded by the coding sequence GTGAGCGACGGGAGAGCGATGAGCGGTACGCACGGTGCAGCCGGGGCGGAACCGCCGACGGACTACGTCCGGCTCTTCCGCGCCACCCCGACCCCGTACGCCGTCCTCACGCCCGACCTGGTCGTGGTCGACGTCAACGACGCCCTCCTGGCGGCGACCGGTCGTATTCGGGAGGAACTCGTCGGTCGGGACATCTTCGCACTCTTCCCGGTCCCCGCCGACGCGCCCGACCCGACCGGGGAGACCAACCTGCGCGCCTCGCTGATCCGGGCCCGCGACACCGGTCGTCCCGACGCCATGCCCCTGCAGCGCTACGACCTCCCCGACCCCGACGGCGGCTTCGTCGCCCGCTGGTGGAGCGTGGTGAACGTCCCCGTCCTCGACGAGCGCGGCCGGACGGCGCTCCTGCTGCACCGCACCGCCGAGGTCACCGAGGTCGTCGAGGAGCGGGCACGCGTCGAGGCCGAGCGGGCCCGGGACGAGGAGCTCCGGCACCGGGTGGAGAGCGTCGAGGTCGACCTGTTCGCGCGGGCGCAGGAGCTGCGGAGCGCGCTCGCGGCGGAGGCACTGGCCACCCGCCAGCTGACCACGCTGGCCGACCTCGCCGGTCAGCTCGCCGGCTGCGAGACCGTGGCCGAACTGACCGAGGTGGTGATCGACCGGGGACTGGCCGCGCTGGGCGCGGACGGGGGAGCGGTCGCGGTCCGGCACGGCGACGACGACCTGCACCTCACCCTCACCGACAGCCTCGCCGGCCTGGACCGGCAGCGGTACGCGGACCTGCCGCTGCGCGGTCCGCTCCCCGCCTCCGTCGCCGCGCTGCGCGACGAGACCGTCCTGCTGCCCGACCGGGACACCTCGCTCGCCTGGGCCGACGCGATGGCCGACGTGCTGGCGGACACCGGCCTGTCCCGCTGGGCGGCGCTGCCCCTGCGGGTCGGTGACCGGCTGCTCGGCTCGCTCACCGTGGGCTGGCGCGCGCCCCAACCCTTCCCCCGACACGAGGTCGACCTGCTGGCGGCATTCGCGGCCCAGTGCGCGCAGACCCTGGACCGGATCCGGATCCACCAGGCCCAGCGGCAGACCTCCGAGACGCTGCAACGCAGCCTGCTCACCGAGCCGGTGCAGAGGCACGGACTCTCCGTCGCGGTGCGCTATCACCCGGCCGCCGAGCACGAGCAGGTCGGCGGTGACTGGTACGACGCCTTCCCGGCCGCCGACGGCGCCACCACCCTGGTGATCGGCGACGTGACCGGGCACGACCGGCGGGCCCTCGCCGAGATGGCGGAGATCCGCAGCACACTGCGCGGTCTCGCGTACGTCCTGGCGGCGTCCCCGGCGGAGATCCTGGCCGGCCTGGAACGGGTGCTGACCGGCCTGCGGGTGTCGACCCTGGCCTCGGCGGTGGTGGCCCACGTCTGGACGCCCGGTCAGCCCGGCGGGCCGCCCTCCGGTGACCCGGGGCGGGCCAGGCTGCGCTGGTGCAACGCCGGTCATCCGCCGCCGGTGCTGGTCACCCCGGACGGCACGGCCCGGCTGCTCGCCACCGACCCGCATCCGCTGCTGGGGGTGCGGCCGGTCCGGCCGCGGCGCAACCACGAGCTTCCCCTCGACCCCGGCTCGACCCTGGTGTTCTACACCGACGGCCTGGTCGAGCGGCGGGAGGACCCGCTGGACCAGGGGCTGGAGCGGCTGCGCAGCGCCGCCGGCCGGCTGGCCGGGGTGCCGGTGGAGGAGTTCTGCGACGCCCTGCTGGCCGAGCTGGTCGACGTGCCGAGCGACGACATCGCCCTGCTCGTGGTGCGGGTCGCCGGCTGA
- a CDS encoding GNAT family N-acetyltransferase, translating into MSDWQGEVRRASRDDAQVVTVILAEAFMRDPVSGWIFPDEAHRAQSHPAFFGEFVALALEAGEVHLAGDGAGATLWLPVDGSEAGGEEPDLLAALEPTIGPEAAKRFSVLDELMTANHPEQPHWYLPFIAVHPDHHGRGVGSALLRHQLTRLDEMGSAAYLEASSPRNAALYERHGFGRREVTLDLPDGPSLYPMWRDPA; encoded by the coding sequence GTGTCAGATTGGCAGGGCGAGGTCCGGCGGGCGTCGCGCGACGACGCGCAGGTGGTCACCGTGATCCTGGCGGAAGCGTTCATGCGGGACCCGGTGAGCGGGTGGATCTTTCCCGACGAGGCGCACCGGGCGCAGTCCCACCCCGCCTTCTTCGGGGAGTTCGTGGCGCTGGCGCTGGAGGCCGGCGAGGTGCACCTGGCCGGCGACGGGGCCGGTGCCACCCTGTGGCTGCCGGTCGACGGCAGCGAGGCCGGTGGGGAGGAGCCGGATCTCCTCGCGGCGCTGGAGCCGACCATCGGCCCCGAGGCGGCGAAGCGCTTCAGCGTGCTGGACGAGCTGATGACCGCGAACCACCCGGAGCAGCCGCACTGGTATCTGCCGTTCATCGCCGTGCACCCCGACCACCACGGTCGGGGCGTCGGCTCGGCGCTGCTGCGGCACCAGCTCACCCGGCTCGACGAGATGGGCTCGGCCGCCTACCTGGAGGCCAGCTCGCCGCGGAACGCGGCCCTCTACGAGCGGCACGGCTTCGGCCGCCGGGAGGTCACCCTCGACCTGCCCGACGGCCCGAGCCTCTATCCGATGTGGCGCGACCCGGCCTGA
- a CDS encoding GTPase activator has protein sequence MSEREKRDDATAGAPEHRDPEQTREAEEAHGGSMAPGLVDDTGHPVVEPSVMGAPGEDGTGS, from the coding sequence ATGAGCGAGCGCGAGAAGCGGGACGACGCGACGGCCGGGGCGCCCGAGCACCGGGACCCCGAGCAGACCCGGGAGGCCGAGGAGGCGCACGGCGGCAGCATGGCCCCCGGCCTGGTGGACGACACCGGTCACCCGGTGGTGGAGCCCTCCGTCATGGGCGCGCCGGGGGAGGACGGCACCGGCTCCTGA
- a CDS encoding alpha/beta fold hydrolase, whose translation MATTATAGLILGGAVAGPAQAAPGPRPAAAQVSYTPPPVAWGACESPGLQRRGAECGFVQVPLDYAHPHGTTIKLAVSRIRHKTPDAQYQGVMLVNPGGPGGSGLTLSVLGEYVPNGAGEAYDWIGFDPRGVGSSQPSLSCDGDYFAHNRPFYVPATPNLEKTWLARSKGYAKACAAAGGDLLDHLKTTDSARDMDSIRKVLGRDQINYYGFSYGTYLGQVYATLFPQRVRRMVLDGNVDPRKVWYQANLDQDVAFDRNIKLYFDWVAKHDDVYHLGRTGRAVERLFYAQQLKLLKKPAGGVIGPDEWSDIFLQAGYYVFGWADVAKAFAGWVHDGDWQTLQALYDSSNPQGPGTDNGFAVYLGVQCTDVQWPTNWNRWRADNWRTFAKAPFETWGNAWFNAPCIWWDGQVGKPVKIDGRKVGGVLLISETLDAATPYSGSLEVRSRFPKAVLVEGVGGTTHAGSLNGVACVDDTIAAYLATGALPQRVGGRRSDVQCDPVPQPDPAASARSAAPSLAPADTERSELRRLIGVR comes from the coding sequence GTGGCGACCACCGCCACCGCCGGGTTGATCCTCGGCGGCGCGGTTGCCGGTCCCGCGCAGGCGGCACCCGGGCCCCGACCCGCGGCCGCCCAGGTGTCGTACACCCCGCCGCCCGTCGCGTGGGGCGCGTGCGAGAGCCCCGGCCTGCAGCGCCGGGGCGCCGAGTGCGGGTTCGTGCAGGTGCCGCTCGACTACGCCCACCCGCACGGCACGACGATCAAGCTGGCCGTGTCCCGGATCCGGCACAAGACCCCGGACGCGCAGTACCAGGGCGTGATGCTGGTCAACCCGGGTGGCCCGGGCGGCTCCGGACTCACCCTCTCGGTGCTCGGCGAGTACGTGCCGAACGGCGCCGGCGAGGCGTACGACTGGATCGGTTTCGACCCGCGCGGGGTCGGCTCCTCGCAGCCGTCGCTGTCCTGCGACGGCGACTACTTCGCCCACAACCGGCCGTTCTACGTGCCGGCCACGCCGAACCTGGAGAAGACCTGGCTGGCCCGCTCCAAGGGCTACGCGAAGGCGTGCGCGGCGGCCGGCGGCGACCTGCTGGACCACCTGAAGACCACCGACTCGGCCCGGGACATGGACAGCATCCGCAAGGTGCTAGGCCGGGACCAGATCAACTACTACGGCTTCTCGTACGGCACCTATCTCGGCCAGGTCTACGCGACGCTCTTCCCGCAGCGGGTCCGGCGGATGGTGCTGGACGGCAACGTCGACCCGCGCAAGGTGTGGTACCAGGCCAACCTGGACCAGGACGTCGCCTTCGACCGGAACATCAAGCTCTACTTCGACTGGGTGGCGAAGCACGACGACGTCTACCACCTGGGCCGCACCGGCCGGGCGGTCGAGCGGCTCTTCTACGCCCAGCAGCTCAAGCTGCTGAAGAAGCCCGCCGGTGGGGTGATCGGGCCGGACGAGTGGTCGGACATCTTCCTCCAGGCCGGCTACTACGTCTTCGGCTGGGCCGACGTCGCCAAGGCGTTCGCCGGCTGGGTGCACGACGGTGACTGGCAGACCCTCCAGGCGCTCTACGACAGCTCCAACCCGCAGGGCCCGGGGACGGACAACGGCTTCGCCGTCTACCTCGGGGTGCAGTGCACCGACGTGCAGTGGCCGACGAACTGGAACCGGTGGCGGGCCGACAACTGGCGGACCTTCGCCAAGGCGCCCTTCGAGACGTGGGGCAACGCCTGGTTCAACGCCCCGTGCATCTGGTGGGACGGCCAGGTCGGCAAGCCGGTGAAGATCGACGGTCGCAAGGTCGGCGGCGTCCTCCTGATCAGCGAGACCCTGGACGCGGCGACGCCGTACTCGGGCTCGTTGGAGGTGCGCAGCCGGTTCCCGAAGGCGGTGCTGGTCGAGGGCGTGGGTGGCACCACGCACGCCGGCTCGCTGAACGGCGTGGCGTGCGTGGACGACACCATCGCGGCGTACCTGGCGACGGGCGCGCTGCCGCAGCGGGTCGGCGGCCGACGGTCGGACGTGCAGTGCGACCCGGTGCCGCAGCCGGACCCGGCGGCCTCCGCCCGGTCGGCGGCCCCGTCCCTCGCCCCGGCCGACACCGAGCGGAGCGAGCTGCGGCGGCTGATCGGCGTCCGCTGA
- a CDS encoding DUF72 domain-containing protein — protein MGVIKVGTSSWADQMLVRSGWYPRAANTPAGRLRHYAERFGLVEVDTSYYAIPLPETADGWVAATPPGFTFDVKAFSLFTGHHTPVSMLPRELRPTGGPTRIRWRDLSAGAYDELWDRFHAVLAPIAAADRLGAVLLQFPPWFARTDAAKRRIADVAARCRPWRVSVELRHASWFAEDAVVDTVTFLRERDLTYVCVDMPQGHVSSVPPILTATADLAVVRFHGHSTAWESGDKQEKFRYAYGEQELRRWSVLLTELADECAELHVLMNNCCGDQAQRDAARLAGLLGVDAPGPRPAAVG, from the coding sequence ATGGGTGTCATCAAGGTGGGCACGTCGTCCTGGGCGGATCAGATGCTGGTCCGCTCCGGCTGGTACCCGCGCGCGGCCAACACTCCGGCCGGTCGGCTCCGGCACTACGCCGAGCGGTTCGGGCTGGTCGAGGTGGACACGTCGTACTACGCCATCCCGCTGCCGGAGACGGCCGACGGCTGGGTGGCGGCCACCCCGCCCGGTTTCACCTTCGACGTCAAGGCGTTCAGCCTCTTCACCGGCCACCACACCCCGGTCAGCATGCTGCCCCGGGAGTTGCGCCCGACCGGCGGCCCGACCCGGATCCGCTGGCGTGACCTCTCCGCCGGGGCGTACGACGAGCTCTGGGACCGGTTCCACGCGGTGCTGGCGCCGATCGCGGCGGCCGACCGGCTCGGTGCCGTGCTGCTGCAGTTCCCGCCCTGGTTCGCCCGCACCGACGCGGCGAAGCGGCGGATCGCCGACGTGGCGGCGCGGTGCCGGCCCTGGCGGGTCAGCGTGGAGCTGCGGCACGCCTCCTGGTTCGCCGAGGACGCGGTGGTCGACACGGTGACCTTCCTGCGCGAGCGCGACCTCACCTACGTCTGCGTCGACATGCCCCAGGGGCACGTCTCCTCGGTGCCGCCGATCCTGACCGCCACCGCCGACCTCGCCGTGGTCCGGTTCCACGGGCACAGCACCGCATGGGAGAGCGGCGACAAGCAGGAGAAGTTCCGGTACGCCTACGGCGAGCAGGAACTGCGCCGCTGGTCGGTGCTGCTGACCGAGCTGGCCGACGAGTGCGCCGAGCTGCACGTGCTGATGAACAACTGCTGCGGCGACCAGGCGCAGCGCGACGCCGCGCGGCTCGCCGGGCTGCTCGGCGTCGACGCGCCCGGCCCCCGCCCCGCCGCCGTCGGCTGA
- a CDS encoding SGNH/GDSL hydrolase family protein has translation MPRRLLATLGSLTAGLLLTLGLATPASAAGTDYAALGDSYSSGVGTNNYDGVSGSCLRSPQSYPRLWVSGHAVASFQFVACSGATTREVLNNQLGALNSGTDLVTISIGGNDAGFADVVTTCRLGSDSSCLSAVNTAKAYISNTLPGRLDETYRAIRSRAPGARVVVLGYPRLFELGSCGFGSISEYKRSLLNGGSDTMSGVISARAGAAGFSYVDVRGRFAGHGVCASSPWINGTTFPIVESYHPKAAGYSGGYLPALTAVTG, from the coding sequence ATGCCCCGTCGCCTGCTCGCCACCCTCGGCAGCCTCACCGCCGGACTCCTGCTCACCCTCGGCCTCGCCACCCCCGCCTCCGCCGCCGGCACCGACTACGCCGCCCTCGGCGACTCCTACTCCTCCGGCGTCGGCACCAACAACTACGACGGCGTCAGCGGGTCCTGCCTGCGCAGCCCGCAGTCGTACCCGCGGCTCTGGGTGAGCGGCCACGCCGTGGCCAGCTTCCAGTTCGTCGCCTGCTCCGGGGCCACCACCCGGGAGGTGCTGAACAACCAGCTCGGCGCGTTGAACTCCGGCACCGACCTGGTGACCATCTCCATCGGCGGCAACGACGCCGGCTTCGCGGACGTGGTGACCACCTGCCGGCTGGGCAGCGACAGCAGCTGCCTGAGCGCGGTGAACACCGCCAAGGCGTACATCAGCAACACCCTGCCGGGGCGGCTGGACGAGACGTACCGGGCGATCCGGAGTCGGGCGCCGGGCGCCCGGGTGGTGGTGCTGGGCTACCCGCGCCTGTTCGAGCTGGGCTCGTGCGGCTTCGGCAGCATCAGCGAGTACAAGCGGAGCCTGCTCAACGGCGGCTCGGACACCATGTCCGGCGTGATCTCCGCCCGGGCCGGCGCCGCCGGGTTCAGCTACGTCGACGTCCGCGGCCGGTTCGCCGGGCACGGGGTCTGCGCGTCCAGCCCGTGGATCAACGGGACCACCTTCCCGATCGTCGAGTCGTACCACCCGAAGGCGGCCGGCTACTCCGGCGGCTACCTGCCGGCGCTCACCGCCGTCACCGGCTGA
- a CDS encoding APC family permease yields the protein MSADPFFADSGLRRGRLGTAHLVFFTVAASAPLTVLGGGVTTTYAVTGNVGTAVSFVLLAAVLAVFAVGYAAMSRYVANAGAFYAYIANGLGRAGGVAGSAVALAAYNAIQIGLYGLLGYILKDFMASKFDIDLAWWVWALLAWVIVGLLGVLRIDLNATVLAVLLGLECVVVLIFDVISFGHPAGGTVSFDGIMPGNLFTAGFGAVFALGIAAFTGFESGAIYSEEVKDPRRTVARATYIAVAFTGLFYAFSAWSLSVLTGPENVAKASAEAGPGVIFGALAQYAGSAVADIANVLFVTSVLAALLSFHNGVARYLFALGRENVLPRFLGATSNRSGAPVAGSIVQSVLAVVVFMAFAVAGRDPLLDLFTWLSGSAAVGVVLLMTLTSAAVVGFFRGRSGPESLWQRLIAPVLGTLLLGTVLVVMLVNFDALLAPDTAAYLKWLLPVIPVAAAVIGLVWGFALKSIRPEAYARIGRVAEEGLHEPGLHPAPPEPERPHWTPAGHR from the coding sequence TTGTCCGCCGATCCGTTCTTCGCCGACAGCGGCCTGCGCCGCGGTCGGCTCGGCACCGCCCATCTGGTGTTCTTCACCGTCGCCGCCTCGGCCCCGCTGACCGTGCTCGGCGGTGGCGTCACCACGACGTACGCCGTCACCGGCAACGTCGGGACCGCGGTCAGCTTCGTGCTGCTCGCCGCCGTGCTCGCCGTCTTCGCCGTCGGCTACGCGGCGATGAGCCGCTACGTCGCCAACGCCGGCGCCTTCTACGCGTACATCGCCAACGGTCTCGGTCGCGCGGGGGGCGTGGCCGGCTCCGCTGTCGCGCTGGCCGCGTACAACGCCATCCAGATCGGCCTGTACGGCCTGCTCGGCTACATCCTCAAGGACTTCATGGCCAGCAAGTTCGACATCGACCTGGCCTGGTGGGTCTGGGCCCTGCTCGCCTGGGTGATCGTCGGTCTCCTCGGCGTCCTGCGGATCGACCTGAACGCCACCGTGCTGGCCGTCCTGCTCGGCCTGGAGTGCGTCGTCGTGCTCATCTTCGACGTGATCTCCTTCGGCCACCCGGCCGGCGGCACGGTCAGCTTCGACGGCATCATGCCCGGCAACCTCTTCACCGCCGGCTTCGGCGCGGTCTTCGCCCTCGGCATCGCCGCCTTCACCGGCTTCGAGAGCGGCGCCATCTACAGCGAGGAGGTCAAGGACCCGCGGCGCACCGTGGCCCGGGCCACCTACATCGCGGTCGCCTTCACCGGTCTCTTCTACGCCTTCTCCGCCTGGTCCCTGTCGGTCCTCACCGGCCCGGAGAACGTCGCCAAGGCGTCCGCCGAGGCGGGCCCGGGCGTGATCTTCGGCGCCCTCGCCCAGTACGCCGGCAGCGCCGTCGCGGACATCGCGAACGTCCTCTTCGTCACCTCGGTGCTGGCCGCCCTGCTGTCGTTCCACAACGGTGTGGCCCGCTACCTGTTCGCGCTCGGCCGGGAGAACGTGCTGCCGCGCTTCCTCGGCGCCACCTCGAACCGGTCCGGCGCCCCGGTGGCCGGCTCGATCGTGCAGAGCGTGCTGGCGGTCGTCGTCTTCATGGCGTTCGCCGTCGCCGGTCGGGACCCGCTGCTCGACCTGTTCACCTGGCTCTCCGGCTCGGCCGCGGTCGGCGTGGTGCTGCTGATGACGCTGACCTCGGCGGCCGTGGTCGGCTTCTTCCGGGGTCGCTCCGGGCCGGAGTCGCTGTGGCAGCGGCTCATCGCCCCGGTCCTCGGCACGCTGCTGCTGGGCACCGTGCTCGTCGTGATGCTGGTCAACTTCGACGCGCTGCTGGCGCCGGACACCGCCGCGTACCTGAAGTGGCTGCTGCCGGTGATCCCGGTGGCCGCCGCGGTGATCGGCCTGGTCTGGGGCTTCGCGCTGAAGTCGATCCGGCCCGAGGCGTACGCCCGGATCGGTCGCGTCGCGGAGGAGGGCCTGCACGAGCCGGGCCTGCACCCGGCGCCGCCGGAGCCGGAGCGCCCGCACTGGACCCCCGCCGGCCACCGCTGA
- a CDS encoding alpha/beta hydrolase family protein has product MSGEPEYTQEFIDVDGARIGVQTYPDPDGVPDAPVVVIWPAMGVRARYYRPFAAALRAAGLGVVVADLRGTGESTPAPSRSCRYGYAELAGDVEAVLAALKPRLDGRTRLLLGHSLGGQVAVLHQALHDADAVDGLALVAVGVPWWRGYPGLRGWGVLPYTQGIAATARLLGVWPGWGFGGRQARGVIRDWAYTARTGRFPRLDGVDAEAALRTVRTPVLAVSVDDDQYTPHPTLDHLCGKLTAAPVTRHRYTVAEAGAPLDHFTWVRAATPLAARVADFAAGLPRR; this is encoded by the coding sequence GTGAGCGGGGAGCCGGAGTACACGCAGGAGTTCATCGACGTCGACGGCGCCCGGATCGGGGTGCAGACGTACCCGGACCCGGACGGCGTGCCGGACGCGCCGGTGGTGGTGATCTGGCCCGCGATGGGCGTCCGGGCCCGCTACTACCGCCCCTTCGCCGCCGCCCTGCGCGCCGCCGGCCTCGGCGTCGTCGTGGCCGACCTGCGCGGCACCGGCGAGAGCACCCCCGCCCCCAGCCGCTCCTGCCGGTACGGCTACGCCGAGCTGGCCGGCGACGTCGAGGCGGTGCTGGCCGCCCTCAAGCCCCGGTTGGACGGCCGCACCCGACTGCTGCTCGGGCACTCCCTCGGCGGGCAGGTGGCGGTGCTGCACCAGGCCCTCCACGACGCCGACGCCGTCGACGGGCTCGCCCTGGTCGCGGTCGGGGTGCCGTGGTGGCGCGGTTACCCGGGCCTGCGCGGGTGGGGGGTGCTGCCGTACACCCAGGGGATCGCGGCCACCGCCCGGCTGCTCGGCGTCTGGCCGGGGTGGGGGTTCGGTGGGCGGCAGGCGCGCGGGGTGATCCGGGACTGGGCGTACACCGCCCGGACGGGCCGCTTCCCCCGGCTCGACGGGGTGGACGCCGAGGCCGCCCTGCGCACGGTCCGTACGCCGGTGCTGGCGGTCAGCGTGGACGACGACCAGTACACCCCGCACCCCACCCTGGACCACCTCTGCGGCAAGCTGACCGCCGCCCCGGTGACCCGGCACCGCTACACGGTGGCGGAGGCCGGTGCCCCGCTGGACCACTTCACCTGGGTCCGTGCGGCGACGCCGCTGGCCGCCCGGGTGGCCGACTTCGCCGCCGGCCTGCCCCGCCGCTGA
- a CDS encoding GOLPH3/VPS74 family protein, translating to MTYHSAHSVYRLADALFLIGHDEFSGKPHGALDRLNCALAGAALAELIFERRVTIENGGVIAVDRRLWQEPLTDLLVTEIMGRDGVHPTRLWIRYLRDHLNIQERVGTRLATAGVVRREQGRALRRSVRWPAVDPNQAASPRVRLTALLMRQQRTDLDAETLLLAALTGAVGLGSNVFDEQVSARMRDCRKYLPPPLDGLLGAVVAALDAATVSVRR from the coding sequence ATGACTTACCACAGTGCACATTCCGTCTACCGGCTCGCCGACGCCCTGTTCCTGATCGGCCATGACGAGTTCTCCGGAAAGCCACACGGAGCCCTCGACCGGCTCAACTGCGCCCTGGCCGGCGCGGCGCTGGCCGAACTGATCTTCGAGCGTCGGGTCACCATCGAGAACGGCGGGGTGATCGCCGTCGACCGCCGGCTCTGGCAGGAGCCGCTCACCGACCTGCTGGTGACCGAGATCATGGGCCGTGACGGCGTGCACCCGACCCGGTTGTGGATCCGCTACCTGCGCGACCACCTGAACATCCAGGAGCGGGTCGGCACCCGGTTGGCGACCGCCGGGGTGGTCCGGCGCGAGCAGGGCCGCGCCCTGCGCCGGTCGGTCCGGTGGCCCGCGGTCGACCCCAACCAGGCGGCCTCACCCCGGGTCCGGCTCACCGCCCTGCTGATGCGTCAGCAGCGCACCGACCTGGACGCCGAGACGCTGCTGCTGGCGGCGCTGACCGGCGCGGTCGGCCTCGGCTCGAACGTCTTCGACGAGCAGGTGAGCGCGCGGATGCGGGACTGCCGCAAATACCTGCCGCCGCCGCTGGACGGGCTGCTCGGGGCGGTCGTCGCCGCCCTCGACGCCGCCACCGTCTCGGTACGGCGCTGA
- a CDS encoding glycosyltransferase family 9 protein: protein MILVLRALGVGDLATGVPALRALRAAYPGAELALVAPRWSTPLVELTGAVDRLVEADGLGHLAWPGPPPDLAVNLHGRGPQSHRMLAAARPHRLLAFANAEAGHRDGPRWRAEEHEVDRWCRLLAWYGIPADRTDLALRRPTPGPLPTGVSIVHPGAKATQRRWPPDRFAAVARELTDRGHRVVVTGTPGERGIAEAVARAAGLPADAVLAGSTDVGELAALVAHARLVVSGDTGIGHLATGYGTPSVLLFGPVPPAQWGPPPDRPWHEALWVGPRLPADDGGLHPALAELDVPTVLAAVDRVLGAAAGRGVPVPRRRTPVATGQ from the coding sequence GTGATCCTGGTCCTTCGGGCGCTCGGCGTCGGCGACCTCGCGACCGGGGTGCCGGCGCTGCGCGCGTTACGCGCCGCGTACCCCGGTGCGGAGCTGGCGCTGGTCGCGCCGCGCTGGTCGACGCCGCTGGTCGAGCTGACCGGCGCGGTGGACCGGCTGGTCGAGGCGGACGGGCTGGGCCACCTGGCGTGGCCCGGCCCGCCGCCGGACCTGGCGGTCAACCTGCACGGCCGGGGCCCGCAGTCGCACCGGATGCTGGCCGCCGCCCGGCCGCACCGGCTGCTCGCCTTCGCCAACGCCGAGGCCGGGCACCGGGACGGCCCACGGTGGCGGGCCGAGGAGCACGAGGTCGACCGCTGGTGCCGGCTGCTGGCCTGGTACGGCATTCCCGCCGACCGCACCGACCTGGCGCTGCGCCGCCCGACGCCCGGACCGCTGCCGACCGGGGTGAGCATCGTGCACCCGGGCGCCAAGGCGACCCAGCGGCGGTGGCCGCCGGACCGGTTCGCGGCGGTGGCCCGGGAGCTGACCGACCGGGGTCACCGGGTGGTGGTCACCGGCACCCCCGGCGAGCGGGGCATCGCCGAGGCGGTGGCGCGGGCGGCCGGGCTGCCCGCCGACGCGGTGCTGGCCGGGTCGACCGACGTCGGGGAGCTGGCCGCGCTGGTGGCGCACGCCCGGCTGGTGGTCAGCGGCGACACCGGGATCGGGCACCTGGCGACCGGCTACGGCACCCCGTCGGTGCTGCTCTTCGGTCCGGTGCCGCCGGCACAGTGGGGGCCGCCGCCGGACCGGCCGTGGCACGAGGCGCTCTGGGTGGGGCCGCGGCTCCCGGCCGACGACGGTGGCCTGCATCCGGCGCTGGCCGAGCTGGACGTGCCGACGGTGCTGGCCGCCGTGGACCGGGTGCTGGGAGCGGCGGCCGGGCGAGGCGTTCCGGTCCCCCGGCGACGGACCCCCGTGGCTACCGGCCAGTAG